The region AAATCAGGCGTTTCTCCGGAGCAACCTTGTCACCTTCGCCACGGACATGCTCTGTTGCGTGGACAGACTCTGCCGGCATCCCCCGCGCACCGATGGCCAAAACCGGGTTGACAACTGCCCCAGGGAAACGACTGCCCCAGACCACCACATTTCCAACCAACAAGAGCAAAACAATGGTGACCAACACACCCACCACAAGTTCAAGCGCCACCGACAAGCGATTCCGTTCCGTGCCTTGCATGGATGTTCCCCTTCATGATCAACTCTGTCGCCAGACCATGCGCTCCAGCAACCGTACACACCCCTTTGCCGGGTCGAGGATAACAGGCCCCCGGCATGACCACCGTACCCCGAAGCACACTCCAGGTGAGCCGGCAAAAAGGGATGGCTCCCCATTTGGCGCTCAGGGCACGAAACACCTCGACAAACCCCTCTGCCATTCAAAGGGCATCAGACCGGGCTGGACCGGCGCCGCTCCTTCGCAGCACGATCTCTTCCTTCACTCCCGGAAAATGGCATCGATCAGCATCCCTCTCCGCTCGATCTCTTTTTTCCATTTCTCGACTTGAGACGCCAACATGTTCTCGACTCCCTCAACGTCTTTCGGGACAGGTTTGATCGGACCTGGACCACCCAACCGCCCCAAACCGGCGACCAACCATTCGAGGAACAACTACTTGACAGGCGGCCCATCAGGATGTTGAGAAAACCATGTCATCAGATCGCAGCCAGCGCGGGAAGAAAAGCGATGGCAGATGGCATCGTGGCCCATCACACCGAATACCACTTCACGGTCGCCCCCCCGCCGGCGGGACCGCGCCGCCGACCAGCGGTCGGTCAGGGGCTGGGCGCAGCGCTTGGGGGGAAGAAGAGACCGGACCCAACCTTCCGTCCCGCCCCTGCAACATGTAGATGTAGTTGACGCCGCCCAGATCGCCGTGATGTTCCCAGACAAGATGCAAGGCCCAGGCGAAGGTTCCCATGCAGGCCACCATGAGCACCACCAGCGGCAACTTCCACCTCTGGCGACAAAAGGGGAAGGTCTGCCTCTCCTGCTGGGCGTGGATCATCGACCGTCCTCACTCCTGGCCAAGTTTTCCAAATGATCCATCTCTTTTTTGACCTCCCTGAACTCAGGTACCGACCCGGGAGGAGAACTGAAATGGACGTTGATATCACCCACATGAGGTATAGTCTCGGACAACTCTTCTGCCACACGCTTTGCCACCTGTTTGGCTTGGCCGACCTCCATGTCTGGATCCACCCCAATGGTGATCGATACGTACAACTCCTGACCGACACGCCGCGTCCGCAGCGACTGCACCAGAACCACACCCTTGATGCTGTTGGTCCGGCGTCGGATGTCCTCTTCGAGACTCTTGGAGCCAGCGGTGTCCATCAGACCATGATAGGCATCCATGAACATCTCACCACCCCATTTCAGCAGATCGACTCCCTCCCCCACAGCCACCAAACTGTCCAGCCATGGCAATCCGAGATAGTGGGAACCCAGAATACCCACCGCCACGGCGCCCGATGAGACAAGATCGGCGTGTTGCCGTTTGTTCAGGGTGCGCACGATCGGGCTTTTGGTCTCGAAGGCCACACAACGGGTGTAGTGCAGGAAAAAAAAGTCAACCAAGACGGAGAGCACAGCCACCCACAGGGCAATCAGGTGCGGCGGAC is a window of Magnetococcales bacterium DNA encoding:
- the mamM gene encoding magnetosome biogenesis CDF transporter MamM; this translates as MRYSKCVICNEMVGWAGLLVNLVLLILKLFIGVLSGSHALVTGALYSAKGVVASALIIVGLRVSKKPVDEKHPFGHGKIEFLFSMTVSVVMVTITAWLLYNVVTVLLEGGSRPPHLIALWVAVLSVLVDFFFLHYTRCVAFETKSPIVRTLNKRQHADLVSSGAVAVGILGSHYLGLPWLDSLVAVGEGVDLLKWGGEMFMDAYHGLMDTAGSKSLEEDIRRRTNSIKGVVLVQSLRTRRVGQELYVSITIGVDPDMEVGQAKQVAKRVAEELSETIPHVGDINVHFSSPPGSVPEFREVKKEMDHLENLARSEDGR